CGGCGTAGAGGTTTTGCCACTGAACGAACAGGTCCTTATTTTGTCCAAAGCCCTGATCGGCGAAGGCGGCCTACCCGAGAAAGCAATAGATGACGCGTTGCACATAGCGATTGCTGCCGTTCATGGTGTCGGCTATCTATTAACCTGGAACTGTCGGCATATCGCCAACGCTGAGACAAGGCCGAAGATCAGAAGTATATGCCTGACGCACGGCTTCCAGTGCCCGGAAATTGCAACTCCAACTGAGCTTATGGGAGTTACCGAAGATGACTGATCAGACGCTAAGAGAGCTTTGGAAAATTAAGGACGATATCGCCAAAGAGCACGGCTACGATTTGGATTCCCTCGTCCGCTACCTCCGTTCCAAACGTACAGCAGGAGATGCTGGTGCTTCCCGATCCGATCAAAGAGGAGGCGCAGAACACTTGACTAAAGATTAAGGGGGATGGGGTCAGGTCTTGACTTATGCCTTTCCTGAACTATCTTTACGATCATGGCTAGGCCGTTACGGCTTGAGTTTGCCGGTGCGCTGTACCATGTCACCTCACGCGGTGACGGACGGGAGGACATTTTTCGGGCCGTCGGGGACCGGCGGGTGTTTGTCGACGTGCTCGCGGGCGTGGGCACTGGTTCAGTTTGGTTCTTCCTTATCCTTATGTTTTTGTAGTATTTTTATAACCTGGGCTGTCGAACTCTAAGGACCTCATCCCACGAGAGTCCCTGCTGGAGAATCCCCAGAGCCACCGCAGGAACCTGTTTTGTCGTGAAGTGGCTGCGAATAAAGTTATGGACAATCCACAACATATCCAATGTTCTTTGCAAACCAGAAATGCTCTTCGCGTACGTATTCGTTCGGCGGCGATAAGCAGAATTCTTTCGCCGAAATGAAGCGTTCGATGCTTCCAAATGATTAGCATGAATATCGGCTGGCGTCACATCTTGATCGGTTTCTGGATGCTCCGGATGAGGGGTTTCGTATTTGGGACGCGAGTGCCCCGTTCTATCAGTTCCTTTCCCTTTATTCTTAAGGCGCACCTTCACACCGCGACGAAGCACTTTCGGTGGGCGGCCGCGTTTTCCGGTTCGCAATACTTCGTGGCAAATTTCAAACAGGAGATTGCCATACCGACGTTCCCCGTCGGTGACTAGAGTGACATCGCCAGTACGCAGGATGACATCTCTAAGTATTTGTATGGCATATGAAAATAGGCTGCGATCCTTTTTCCCGCACTGAAGCGCCCAGATAAATCGACTTGCCCTTTCCATCAGTACGATCGTCCAGCCTTCACAATCCTCCGGGGGGACATTCCTATTCACTTTCGTATAAAGCTCATCACCTTCGATCAGTTGCTCAATAAAGGTGTGCGTCAGGGCATATATGACCAGCACATCCTTGCAATCGGCCAGGCGACGCTCCCATAGGAGCAACGTATTCTTCGCAATCGCGAAGGCCCGGCAGGCGGCGTTCAAGCCGATCCCCTCAGTGCGCGTTTTGAGCACTTGAATGATGAAGCTGGTCGGTTTCCTGAGCCCCTCGATAAGGGTGGCTTTGGTCTCGGAAAAGAGCCTATTGCAACTTTGACATCGCCACAGCAAACGCGTACCGTTATGACCGGTTTGATACGTCTTGTGATGCCGACAATTCTGTGAATTGCAATGAGGGCATGTCCATTGTCCGTTCAAGAAGTTCTCACTTATTCAAAAAGTGACGGAAACCCGCGCCGAACTAGATATATTACATATATTTCAATGTCTTGTAAACAGGAATTAAACTGAACCAGTGCCCGGGCGTGTGGGGACGGTTTAATTGGATCATCCACGCCTACTGCCTGATGACCAACCATTACCATCTCCTCGGGCAAGGGACAACCTTCGCCCTGGGAGCACCTCAAGCAGCAGGTCTATCTGGGCTCAGACGCCTTCGTGGAGGCCATGCAACGCAAGGTCCCGCACGACCGCGACCTGCGCGAAGTGCCCCAAGCCAAACGTCGGCCCGTCCCGCGATCGTTGGCGGAATACGACCAGACGCATGCGGATCGAGATCAGGCGATCAAGGCCGCCTACGCCAGCGGCGGGTATACCATGCAGGAAA
The DNA window shown above is from Candidatus Thiodictyon syntrophicum and carries:
- a CDS encoding type II toxin-antitoxin system VapC family toxin translates to MAKVYIETSIDSYLTARPSSNLIAAAWQKETTDWWESQRHRFSLCVSDLVIEEAGRGDKGAARRRLAKLAGVEVLPLNEQVLILSKALIGEGGLPEKAIDDALHIAIAAVHGVGYLLTWNCRHIANAETRPKIRSICLTHGFQCPEIATPTELMGVTEDD
- a CDS encoding IS1 family transposase; translated protein: MNGQWTCPHCNSQNCRHHKTYQTGHNGTRLLWRCQSCNRLFSETKATLIEGLRKPTSFIIQVLKTRTEGIGLNAACRAFAIAKNTLLLWERRLADCKDVLVIYALTHTFIEQLIEGDELYTKVNRNVPPEDCEGWTIVLMERASRFIWALQCGKKDRSLFSYAIQILRDVILRTGDVTLVTDGERRYGNLLFEICHEVLRTGKRGRPPKVLRRGVKVRLKNKGKGTDRTGHSRPKYETPHPEHPETDQDVTPADIHANHLEASNASFRRKNSAYRRRTNTYAKSISGLQRTLDMLWIVHNFIRSHFTTKQVPAVALGILQQGLSWDEVLRVRQPRL